The following are encoded in a window of Impatiens glandulifera chromosome 5, dImpGla2.1, whole genome shotgun sequence genomic DNA:
- the LOC124938390 gene encoding reactive Intermediate Deaminase A, chloroplastic isoform X1 — protein sequence MAWCAAARGLHFPANNVISLHTRSPVVVGGGLGFASIAGSSILRWSPTSVQSKPFASLNISTDASLKEAVKTEKAPAALGPYSQAIKANNFLFVSGVLGLIPETGKFVSEGIEEQTEQVMKNMGEILKAGGADYSSVVKTTIMLADLNDFKKVNEIYAKYFPSPAPARSTYQVAALPLNARIEIECIAAL from the exons ATGGCTTGGTGCGCCGCCGCAAGAGGTCTACATTTTCCTGCTAACAACGTCATTTCACTACATACTCGATCTCCGGTCGTTGTCGGCGGCGGCCTTGGTTTCGCATCGATTGCTGGCTCGAGCATCCTCCGATGGTCTCCTACCTCCGTTCAATCGAAGCCATTTGCTTCCCTAAACATTTCAACAGATGCCA GTTTAAAGGAGGCTGTTAAAACAGAGAAGGCTCCTGCAGCTTTAGGACCATATTCACAGGCCATCAAAGCCAATAACTTTCTTTTTGTCTCTGGTGTACTTGGTCTCATTCCAGAG ACTGGGAAGTTTGTTTCTGAAGGCATAGAGGAACAAACAGAACAG GTGATGAAGAACATGGGGGAGATACTGAAAGCAGGTGGCGCAGACTATTCCTCTGTAGTTAAAACTACAATTAT GTTGGCGGACTTGAATGATTTCAAAAAAGTTAATGAAATCTATGCTAAAT atTTCCCCTCTCCTGCACCTGCACGATCAACATATCAAGTAGCGGCATTGCCACTGAATGCCAGAATTGAGATTGAGTGTATAGCAGCACTCTAA
- the LOC124938390 gene encoding reactive Intermediate Deaminase A, chloroplastic isoform X2: protein MAWCAAARGLHFPANNVISLHTRSPVVVGGGLGFASIAGSSILRWSPTSVQSKPFASLNISTDASLKEAVKTEKAPAALGPYSQAIKANNFLFVSGVLGLIPEVMKNMGEILKAGGADYSSVVKTTIMLADLNDFKKVNEIYAKYFPSPAPARSTYQVAALPLNARIEIECIAAL, encoded by the exons ATGGCTTGGTGCGCCGCCGCAAGAGGTCTACATTTTCCTGCTAACAACGTCATTTCACTACATACTCGATCTCCGGTCGTTGTCGGCGGCGGCCTTGGTTTCGCATCGATTGCTGGCTCGAGCATCCTCCGATGGTCTCCTACCTCCGTTCAATCGAAGCCATTTGCTTCCCTAAACATTTCAACAGATGCCA GTTTAAAGGAGGCTGTTAAAACAGAGAAGGCTCCTGCAGCTTTAGGACCATATTCACAGGCCATCAAAGCCAATAACTTTCTTTTTGTCTCTGGTGTACTTGGTCTCATTCCAGAG GTGATGAAGAACATGGGGGAGATACTGAAAGCAGGTGGCGCAGACTATTCCTCTGTAGTTAAAACTACAATTAT GTTGGCGGACTTGAATGATTTCAAAAAAGTTAATGAAATCTATGCTAAAT atTTCCCCTCTCCTGCACCTGCACGATCAACATATCAAGTAGCGGCATTGCCACTGAATGCCAGAATTGAGATTGAGTGTATAGCAGCACTCTAA
- the LOC124938252 gene encoding calcium-dependent protein kinase 19-like has translation MGVCMSKKDRVLDQTQRERKKPEIIYTKSPVVIPLDTILGKPYEDVKKHYTLGKVLGRGQFGVTYLCTEIGTGEKYACKSISKGKVISKIEKEDMRKEVQILQHLSGQTNIVEFKGAFEDKNAVHVVMEVCEGGELFDRIIAQGHYSERAAASICRSIVNVVHHCHFMGVIHRDLKPENFLLSDKTDNAMIKATDFGLSVFIEEGKVYQDIVGSSYYIAPEILRGKYGKEVDIWSAGVILYILLSGVPPFSGDSDKATFDAILRGHIDFDNQPWPSISRSAKDLVKRMLTQDPKKRITSAEILVHPWMRVDGEASDKPIDSAVLSRMKQFRAMNKLKQLALKVIAENLSEKEIQGLKAMFANMDTDKSGTITYEELKTGLAQLGSKLTETEVKQLMEAADADGNGSIDYIEFITATMHRHKLEKDEDLYKAFQYFDKDNSGFITRDELEIAMKEHGMGDDATIKDIISEVDSDNDGRINYSEFSAMMRSGTQQAVKVF, from the exons ATGGGTGTTTGCATGAGCAAGAAAGACAGGGTTCTAGACCAAACCCAGAGAGAAAGGAAAAAACCCGAAATCATTTACACAAAATCGCCAGTTGTAATTCCACTGGATACAATCCTAGGAAAGCCATACGAGGATGTTAAGAAGCACTACACATTGGGAAAAGTATTGGGTCGGGGTCAATTCGGTGTAACCTATCTGTGTACAGAGATTGGAACAGGTGAGAAATACGCTTGTAAATCAATATCAAAGGGGAAGGTGATAAGCAAAATTGAAAAGGAGGATATGAGGAAAGAGGTTCAAATATTGCAGCATTTGAGTGGGCAAACTAATATTGTTGAATTTAAAGGGGCATTTGAGGATAAAAACGCTGTACATGTTGTGATGGAGGTTTGTGAAGGAGGGGAACTGTTTGATCGGATTATTGCTCAAGGCCATTATAGTGAAAGGGCTGCAGCTTCGATCTGTAGATCGATTGTTAATGTTGTTCATCATTGTCATTTCATGGGTGTTATTCATAGAGATTTGAAACCTGAGAATTTCTTGTTGTCTGATAAGACTGATAATGCTATGATTAAGGCAACAGATTTTGGTTTGTCTGTCTTCATTGAAGAAg GGAAAGTCTACCAGGATATAGTTGGAAGCTCTTACTACATAGCTCCCGAGATCTTACGAGGGAAATATGGTAAGGAAGTCGATATCTGGAGTGCCGGTGTTATCTTATACATCTTACTTAGTGGCGTCCCTCCATTTAGTGGAG ATTCGGACAAGGCAACATTCGACGCCATTCTAAGAGGACATATTGATTTTGACAACCAACCTTGGCCTTCCATCTCAAGAAGTGCCAAAGATCTTGTTAAAAGAATGCTCACACAAGATCCCAAAAAGCGAATCACTTCTGCTGAAATTCTTG TTCATCCATGGATGAGAGTTGATGGAGAAGCATCAGATAAGCCAATAGACAGTGCAGTCTTATCGAGGATGAAGCAGTTTAGAGCAATGAATAAACTCAAGCAACTTGCTCTAAAG GTCATTGCAGAAAACCTATCTGAGAAAGAAATCCAAGGGCTGAAGGCAATGTTTGCGAATATGGACACCGATAAGAGTGGGACAATAACTTACGAAGAATTGAAGACGGGTTTGGCTCAACTAGGATCAAAACTCACAGAGACTGAAGTTAAACAACTCATGGAAGCT GCTGATGCAGATGGAAATGGGTCGATCGATTATATTGAATTCATAACTGCTACAATGCACAGACATAAACTCGAAAAAGATGAGGATCTTTACAAAGCCTTTCAGTATTTTGACAAGGATAATAGTGG ATTCATCACAAGAGATGAGTTAGAGATTGCAATGAAAGAACATGGAATGGGTGATGATGCCACTATCAAAGATATCATATCTGAAGTGGATTCCGATAAT GATGGAAGAATAAACTATTCCGAATTTTCAGCCATGATGAGAAGTGGAACACAACAAGCTGTCAAGGTTTTTTAG
- the LOC124938253 gene encoding protein translation factor SUI1 homolog 2-like encodes MVDIEVQIPTTFDPFADINDDSGALGAKEYVHIRIQQRNGRKSLTTVQGLKKEFSYDKILKDLKKEFCCNGTVIQDKELGKVIQLQGDQRKNVNNFLIQAGIVKKDHIKIHGF; translated from the exons ATGGTTGACATAGAAGTTCAGATCCCCACTACTTTCG ATCCATTCGCTGATATTAACGACGATTCGGGTGCTCTTGGAGCGAAGGAATACGTTCATATCCGTATACAGCAGAGAAATGGGAGAAAAAGTTTGACAACTGTACAAGGGCTGAAGAAAGAATTCAGCTATGATAAAATCCTCAAGGATTTAAAGAAGGAATTTTGCTGTAATGGTACAGTTATCCAAGATAAGGAGTTAGGGAAGGTTATCCAATTACAGGGTGATCAAAGGAAGAATGTTAACAATTTCCTTATTCAGGCTGGGATTGTCAAGAAGGACCATATCAAGATACATGGTTTCTGA